A stretch of Myroides oncorhynchi DNA encodes these proteins:
- the traJ gene encoding conjugative transposon protein TraJ gives MGDSNLHEVLQNLYYDMMPLSAQIAGVAKSLAGLGALFYIGIKVWQALARAEPIDVYPMLRPFALGICIMFFPTLVLGTLNTVLSPVVKGTHQILERQVIDMTSLQQKKDILEREAMLRNPETAYLVSDEEFDKKLDELGWSPSDLAAMTGMYLEKWQYDFQKNLRDGFREILEMLFQASALVIDTIRTFFLVVLSILGPIAFAISIWSGFESTLLQWLTRYISVYLWLPVADLFSSMLAKIQSLIIERDIQMLADPSFVPDTSNTAYAIFMIIGIVGYFTIPTVTGWVIQAGGAGNFMRNMNKTVSTTGNIATAGAGAAVGNISGQLIKK, from the coding sequence ATGGGAGATAGTAATTTACATGAGGTACTTCAGAATCTCTATTACGATATGATGCCACTATCAGCCCAGATTGCTGGGGTGGCTAAAAGCTTAGCAGGTCTTGGAGCTCTTTTTTACATCGGTATTAAAGTATGGCAAGCTTTAGCAAGAGCAGAACCTATTGACGTCTATCCCATGCTAAGACCATTTGCTTTGGGTATTTGTATCATGTTTTTTCCAACCCTTGTTCTTGGAACATTAAATACCGTTTTAAGCCCTGTGGTTAAAGGTACTCATCAGATTTTAGAACGCCAAGTGATTGATATGACTTCTTTACAGCAGAAAAAAGATATTTTAGAAAGAGAAGCAATGCTACGAAATCCTGAGACAGCCTATTTAGTTTCTGATGAAGAATTTGATAAAAAGCTTGATGAGCTTGGGTGGTCTCCATCTGATTTAGCTGCTATGACAGGAATGTATTTAGAGAAATGGCAATATGATTTTCAAAAAAACCTAAGAGATGGTTTTAGAGAGATATTAGAAATGCTCTTTCAAGCATCAGCTCTTGTTATTGATACCATTCGGACTTTCTTTTTGGTTGTACTTTCCATACTTGGTCCAATTGCCTTTGCTATCTCGATATGGAGTGGTTTTGAATCTACACTCTTGCAATGGCTCACACGGTACATCAGTGTGTATCTCTGGCTTCCAGTAGCCGATTTGTTTAGTAGTATGCTTGCTAAGATTCAATCTTTAATTATTGAAAGAGATATACAGATGCTTGCTGATCCAAGTTTTGTCCCTGATACCTCTAATACTGCTTATGCGATTTTTATGATCATTGGTATTGTGGGATATTTTACAATTCCTACAGTAACAGGATGGGTGATTCAAGCAGGAGGAGCAGGAAACTTTATGCGCAATATGAACAAAACAGTTTCTACAACTGGAAATATAGCCACAGCAGGTGCAGGCGCCGCTGTCGGAAATATTTCAGGACAACTAATTAAAAAATAA
- the traK gene encoding conjugative transposon protein TraK: MKFKSLRNIENSFKQIRLYAIVFATVCLLVVGFSIYKSYDFAKEQREKIYVLDKGKSLMLALSQDASINRPVEAREHVRRFHELFFTLSPEKAAIEGNMQRAFNLSDKSAFDYYKDLLEKGYYSRVISGNIQQRVEVDSIKIDFNNYPYKAMTYATQYIIRSSNLTKRNLVTSSQLISAVRSDNNPQGFIIEKFTVVENKDLEVVKR, from the coding sequence ATGAAATTTAAATCACTTCGAAATATAGAGAATAGCTTTAAGCAGATAAGACTTTATGCTATTGTATTTGCTACAGTTTGTCTTTTAGTAGTTGGGTTTTCTATCTACAAAAGTTATGATTTTGCTAAAGAGCAACGAGAGAAGATTTATGTGCTGGACAAAGGTAAATCTCTTATGCTAGCTCTCTCTCAAGACGCAAGTATAAATAGGCCAGTAGAGGCAAGAGAACACGTAAGGCGCTTTCATGAGCTATTTTTTACCCTCTCACCTGAAAAGGCAGCTATAGAAGGTAATATGCAAAGAGCATTTAACCTCTCGGATAAAAGTGCTTTTGACTACTACAAAGACTTACTTGAAAAGGGATATTACAGTAGGGTTATCTCAGGAAATATTCAGCAGCGAGTTGAGGTAGATAGCATTAAAATAGACTTTAATAATTATCCCTATAAAGCGATGACCTATGCTACCCAATATATCATACGTTCAAGTAATCTCACTAAAAGAAATCTTGTAACAAGTAGTCAACTCATATCTGCGGTTCGGTCTGATAACAATCCTCAGGGATTTATTATTGAAAAGTTTACCGTCGTAGAGAACAAAGATTTAGAAGTTGTTAAACGCTAA
- the traM gene encoding conjugative transposon protein TraM — MNHNQSDKSHKIEKVPKENKVFQGIVEKHKKHIVFALMGIVFLGAMYLLFKPEEKELITHNDSVPEAITQGMPTDKVKAYEKELWEQKQQENENQIHSLSDYWNESKEDPNSSYNHQDYNVEPTYMPYEMSYQNYKQSQDVLNSFYDNTTNPETDKLKKQIEELEARLEEKDTPTPITIDSQLELMEKSFQMAAKYLPGGQNQTELPPSNGNTNIKTISSKKQAITVVDKTSKEIVSSLVKPASLQDILPINLQSNQTFYTAEGERKTQTHKNSIRVSIKEDQVIINEGYIKLRLLESIVINGALLSETSTLIAKVKVNSGRLELSVNSIKIDDIIIDTELIGYDNYGQKGLEVLDLQEISASKEIIANMGQTAGTSISMSRSASDQIAGDLTKGLIQGVSGYFSKKVKAQRVTLKQGQELFLVPKE, encoded by the coding sequence ATGAATCACAATCAATCAGATAAATCCCACAAAATAGAGAAAGTACCCAAAGAAAATAAGGTATTCCAAGGTATCGTTGAAAAACACAAAAAACATATTGTATTTGCTTTAATGGGCATTGTGTTTTTAGGGGCTATGTATCTTTTGTTTAAACCAGAAGAGAAGGAGCTTATCACACACAATGATTCAGTTCCAGAGGCGATAACACAAGGGATGCCCACAGACAAGGTCAAGGCCTATGAAAAAGAGCTATGGGAGCAGAAGCAACAAGAAAACGAAAACCAAATACACTCTTTATCGGATTATTGGAATGAATCGAAAGAAGATCCTAATAGCAGTTATAATCACCAAGATTATAATGTAGAGCCTACTTATATGCCTTACGAGATGTCTTATCAGAACTATAAGCAAAGCCAAGATGTACTGAATAGTTTTTATGATAATACAACAAACCCTGAAACCGATAAGCTTAAAAAGCAAATAGAAGAGTTAGAAGCAAGATTAGAAGAAAAAGACACTCCTACACCTATTACAATTGATAGTCAATTAGAGCTTATGGAAAAATCTTTTCAGATGGCAGCAAAGTATTTACCAGGTGGTCAAAACCAAACTGAATTACCTCCTTCAAATGGGAATACGAATATCAAAACAATTTCAAGTAAAAAACAGGCTATAACAGTGGTTGATAAAACCAGTAAAGAGATTGTCTCTTCACTTGTAAAACCAGCAAGTTTACAAGATATTTTGCCTATTAATCTTCAATCGAATCAAACTTTTTATACTGCTGAAGGAGAACGTAAAACACAAACTCATAAAAACAGTATAAGAGTCAGTATCAAAGAAGATCAGGTTATTATAAACGAAGGTTACATCAAACTAAGACTCTTAGAGAGCATTGTTATAAACGGAGCTCTATTATCTGAAACAAGTACGCTGATTGCTAAAGTCAAAGTAAACAGTGGACGATTAGAGCTAAGTGTAAACTCTATTAAAATCGACGATATCATCATTGATACAGAGCTTATTGGTTATGATAACTACGGACAAAAAGGACTTGAGGTATTAGACCTTCAAGAGATAAGCGCCTCAAAAGAAATCATTGCCAATATGGGGCAGACAGCAGGTACAAGTATTTCGATGAGTAGATCTGCTTCAGACCAAATAGCAGGAGATCTAACCAAAGGACTCATTCAAGGCGTATCAGGTTACTTTTCAAAGAAGGTAAAAGCTCAAAGAGTAACCTTAAAACAAGGACAAGAACTGTTTCTTGTACCTAAAGAATAA
- the traN gene encoding conjugative transposon protein TraN produces MKTIIKYMLLCLLAVNTVIAQKSNQSINLSNAEVTPYEVELTQNKTTHILFPSSVKYVDLGSSEIIANKVEATSNVLRLKTVKEDILPTNFTVITNDGKYYSFNATYKEQPTQLSYDLTKFEKQNSKEQSEVLFKELGNTNPSLADLFMKAIIKKNKKELYIKSENYGVEARLKSIYTQDGKLYFHISINNKSNLPYQVDYVSFKIKDRRTTKQTTIQEVSLKPIRSYSDFQTINSHSKQDNVYMLDQFTLSDKQVLLIDIKEKNGMRSQVLKIRSSDLLKLKNVESLKL; encoded by the coding sequence ATGAAAACAATTATTAAATATATGCTACTATGCTTACTAGCAGTAAACACAGTAATAGCTCAAAAAAGTAATCAATCTATAAACCTATCAAATGCTGAGGTAACTCCTTATGAAGTAGAGCTCACCCAAAACAAAACAACGCATATTCTGTTTCCAAGTAGTGTTAAATACGTGGACCTCGGAAGTAGTGAAATTATCGCCAATAAAGTAGAGGCTACATCAAATGTACTTCGATTAAAAACCGTAAAAGAAGATATTTTACCTACAAACTTTACAGTTATTACAAATGATGGTAAGTATTATAGTTTCAATGCTACTTATAAGGAACAGCCAACACAACTGAGTTATGACTTAACCAAGTTTGAAAAGCAGAACAGTAAAGAGCAAAGCGAAGTCCTATTTAAAGAGTTAGGCAATACCAATCCAAGTTTAGCTGATCTTTTTATGAAAGCTATTATCAAGAAGAATAAGAAAGAGCTATACATCAAAAGCGAAAACTATGGAGTAGAAGCAAGGTTAAAAAGTATTTACACCCAAGATGGTAAACTTTACTTTCATATCTCTATTAATAACAAAAGTAATTTACCATACCAGGTTGATTATGTCAGTTTTAAAATCAAAGACAGAAGAACTACTAAACAAACTACAATTCAAGAAGTGAGTTTGAAACCGATTAGAAGTTATAGTGATTTTCAAACGATTAATAGTCATAGTAAACAAGATAATGTTTATATGTTAGATCAATTTACTTTATCTGACAAACAGGTGCTTTTGATTGATATTAAGGAGAAGAATGGGATGAGAAGTCAGGTTTTGAAAATTAGAAGCTCGGATCTTTTAAAATTGAAAAATGTCGAGTCATTAAAATTATAA
- a CDS encoding tellurite resistance TerB C-terminal domain-containing protein: MKDKSVAALLAFFLGSLGIHKFYLNRPVQGVFYLLFCWTYIPAVLGVIEAIRYILMSSEKFNQKYNSSYNTKSSIESKQDVINMQYKPNRDQLLPRKEQVKPTEQKIVNTQHKSIVNQISSIKEEIEKKEQNIFNTQDNLSTTQIPLIKEEIKTIERKTGNIQRNLGVIQVLQLIKEKAERREQIMDQQKIEVPYWGLNSVYSYNDIKTANSDVRKFYNQFKNNFLTHVFLPLTKDEINYAFVLLFDFEREFLITNDYEKLKYNYNILVKHYPRTKIYCEQILEKRNAVNTINIATEVLTESESIQKESNEQITQVPYWNSGYIYSVTAIKYAERQIKNFYNKFKQDFKSKSYIKLEQDNLGYAFTLMFDLEQEHQENKDYLKLESYYRVLDELYPKVSKYTASILKKYNSNTLSNNYGDLIQNNSHGSYINYNEQDYYVGNYIKEKFDLTPKQIRYLNRIGIYHETVFNQAEFCFNQQGLVYCRVIDALEKYCKKNNTTLSVRIDEIAALLKKHDSNPYYAQYYSEGSSLKSYKQEIYRYFFKFTENKVREFYNHKRKLNVDALHTKPEIIDLFEDLKRVFEEALEKEILLCEPANLESELVLNKQNTTRWKIAFEQIVKNIQNAVEFKKEIDQLAEFNKYNPSIENIYFDASKHIAKQDQLLALEYYLKYIQADLDSATINNKPLNKTTLKVLFKNQQQLDQFNVILDNFLKTKDFERALKELKGIYEVKRKEIKLDFEKISDVKKQLNETVELLNEYLEDEDVESELDTSLLEQLATKPKQENLFNEELGYNTHEIELLQMIQNFNNEITRELVEEFASENGVFVDSLINNINEKTYELIDDNLIEEQEDTYTIEEQYYQNILK; encoded by the coding sequence ATGAAAGATAAGTCAGTTGCTGCTTTATTAGCTTTTTTCTTAGGATCTTTAGGAATTCATAAGTTTTACTTAAATCGACCTGTCCAAGGAGTTTTTTATCTCTTATTTTGTTGGACATACATACCTGCTGTATTAGGAGTTATTGAAGCTATTAGATATATTTTAATGTCGTCAGAGAAATTTAATCAGAAGTATAATAGTAGTTATAATACAAAATCATCTATTGAATCAAAACAAGATGTAATTAATATGCAGTATAAGCCTAACAGAGATCAATTACTTCCAAGAAAAGAACAAGTAAAACCAACAGAGCAAAAGATAGTTAATACTCAGCATAAATCGATTGTAAATCAAATATCATCTATAAAAGAGGAGATAGAAAAAAAAGAACAAAATATATTCAATACTCAAGATAACTTAAGTACAACTCAAATACCTCTGATAAAAGAAGAAATAAAAACAATAGAGCGAAAAACAGGTAATATTCAACGCAATTTAGGGGTAATTCAAGTACTACAATTAATAAAGGAAAAGGCAGAAAGAAGAGAGCAAATTATGGATCAACAAAAAATTGAGGTTCCCTATTGGGGACTTAATTCTGTTTATTCATATAATGATATTAAGACAGCGAATAGTGATGTTAGAAAATTTTATAATCAATTTAAAAATAATTTTTTAACTCATGTGTTTTTGCCACTGACAAAAGATGAAATAAATTATGCTTTCGTGCTTTTATTTGATTTTGAAAGAGAGTTTTTAATTACTAATGATTATGAGAAGTTAAAATATAATTATAATATTCTTGTTAAACATTATCCAAGAACTAAAATTTATTGTGAACAGATATTAGAAAAAAGAAATGCAGTTAATACAATAAATATTGCTACAGAAGTTTTAACAGAGAGTGAATCTATTCAAAAAGAAAGTAATGAACAAATAACTCAGGTCCCATATTGGAATAGTGGATACATTTATTCAGTTACTGCCATTAAGTATGCTGAAAGGCAAATAAAAAACTTTTATAATAAGTTTAAACAGGACTTTAAAAGTAAATCATATATAAAATTAGAGCAAGATAATTTAGGTTATGCTTTTACTTTAATGTTTGATTTAGAACAGGAACATCAAGAAAATAAAGACTATTTGAAATTAGAATCGTATTATCGTGTACTTGATGAGTTGTATCCGAAAGTAAGTAAATATACTGCGAGTATATTAAAGAAATATAATTCAAACACGTTATCAAATAATTATGGAGACCTGATCCAAAATAATTCTCATGGTAGTTATATTAATTATAATGAGCAGGATTATTATGTAGGGAATTATATTAAGGAAAAGTTTGATTTAACGCCAAAACAGATTAGATATTTAAATAGAATTGGTATCTATCATGAGACAGTTTTTAATCAAGCTGAATTTTGCTTTAATCAACAGGGGCTGGTATATTGTAGAGTAATAGATGCTTTAGAAAAGTACTGTAAGAAGAATAATACAACTTTATCTGTTAGAATTGATGAAATAGCAGCTCTACTAAAAAAGCATGATTCAAATCCATACTATGCTCAGTATTATTCTGAAGGATCGAGTTTAAAATCCTATAAACAAGAAATTTACAGATACTTTTTTAAGTTTACAGAGAATAAAGTCCGTGAATTTTATAATCACAAACGCAAGTTAAATGTAGATGCTTTACACACAAAACCTGAAATAATTGACCTATTTGAAGATTTGAAAAGAGTTTTTGAAGAAGCATTGGAAAAGGAGATTTTGTTATGTGAACCTGCAAATTTAGAATCAGAACTTGTTTTAAATAAACAAAACACAACAAGATGGAAAATTGCATTTGAGCAAATTGTAAAAAATATTCAAAATGCAGTAGAGTTTAAAAAAGAGATTGATCAGTTAGCTGAGTTTAATAAGTATAACCCTTCCATAGAAAATATCTATTTTGATGCCAGTAAGCACATTGCAAAGCAGGATCAATTATTGGCTTTAGAATATTATTTAAAATACATCCAAGCAGATTTAGATTCTGCAACTATAAATAATAAACCACTGAATAAAACCACACTTAAAGTATTATTTAAGAATCAGCAGCAATTAGATCAGTTCAATGTTATTTTGGATAATTTTTTAAAAACAAAGGATTTTGAGCGTGCATTAAAGGAGCTTAAAGGCATTTATGAAGTTAAGCGAAAAGAAATTAAGCTTGATTTTGAAAAGATAAGTGATGTAAAAAAGCAACTAAATGAAACTGTTGAGCTTTTAAATGAATATTTAGAAGATGAGGATGTAGAATCAGAATTAGATACTTCGTTATTAGAACAATTGGCAACAAAACCAAAACAAGAAAATTTGTTTAATGAAGAGTTAGGATATAACACACATGAAATTGAACTTTTACAGATGATTCAGAATTTTAATAATGAAATTACACGAGAATTAGTAGAAGAGTTTGCAAGTGAGAATGGGGTATTTGTAGATTCATTAATCAACAATATTAATGAAAAGACCTATGAACTTATTGATGACAATTTAATCGAAGAACAAGAGGATACTTATACAATTGAAGAACAATATTATCAAAATATACTAAAATAA
- a CDS encoding ATP-binding protein: protein MTTNIKPKEATAIINSLIGGVVPKIGVSHIAVGRNEEVNAFISALEDVKSGHSIMKFWIGDFGSGKSFMLHLLNTVALKQKFVIANADFTPENRLYSNDGKAVLLYSAIMNNLAIQTKPEGGALPILLQKWIESVLMKVSKDNQIPLTEITQEQNLPLVEIQIMTTINELSDVGAFDFGSVIMKYYQGYIQNDENLKKYALKWLKGEYKTKTESRSELGIREIIDDHNYYDMLKNFCKLFTSIGYSGLMINLDEAINLYKIQNSGTREKNYEKILTIYNDCLQGKVENLFFNIAGTKDFLENERRGLFSYNALKTRLQTNRFETQEIRDFAQPVIKLRPLNHNEIYVLLKNLQTIFNQNYQIESQVDDQDIKKFMEEIYNKPGAQEFLTPRQVTRDFLNILNLLRQNPTLNKDSLFKEVNVLDERQDMDLSYLDTIEEL, encoded by the coding sequence ATGACAACTAATATCAAGCCAAAAGAAGCAACAGCTATTATTAATTCTCTTATTGGAGGTGTAGTACCTAAGATAGGAGTTTCTCATATTGCAGTAGGAAGAAATGAAGAAGTAAATGCCTTTATTAGCGCTTTAGAAGATGTTAAAAGTGGCCATAGTATCATGAAGTTTTGGATAGGGGATTTTGGGTCAGGAAAATCTTTTATGCTTCATTTATTAAATACAGTTGCGTTAAAGCAGAAATTTGTAATTGCTAATGCAGATTTTACTCCTGAGAATCGATTATACAGCAACGATGGTAAAGCAGTACTTCTTTATTCTGCTATTATGAATAACCTAGCTATTCAAACTAAACCTGAAGGAGGAGCACTGCCTATTTTATTGCAAAAGTGGATTGAGAGTGTTTTAATGAAAGTTTCTAAGGATAATCAAATTCCACTTACTGAGATTACACAAGAGCAAAATCTTCCACTTGTTGAAATACAAATTATGACTACCATTAATGAGTTGTCTGATGTAGGAGCATTTGATTTTGGATCTGTAATTATGAAGTATTATCAAGGATATATACAGAATGATGAAAACCTAAAAAAATATGCACTGAAATGGTTGAAAGGGGAGTATAAGACTAAAACGGAGTCAAGATCAGAATTGGGTATTAGAGAAATTATTGACGATCATAATTACTATGACATGCTTAAAAACTTCTGTAAGTTATTTACAAGTATTGGGTATAGTGGACTTATGATAAATTTAGATGAGGCAATTAATCTCTATAAAATTCAAAATTCTGGTACAAGAGAAAAGAACTATGAAAAAATTCTAACAATCTATAATGATTGTTTACAAGGTAAGGTAGAAAACTTATTCTTTAATATAGCAGGGACAAAAGACTTTTTAGAAAACGAAAGAAGAGGTCTTTTTAGTTATAATGCTTTAAAAACTAGACTTCAAACCAATAGGTTTGAAACTCAAGAAATTCGTGATTTTGCTCAACCTGTGATTAAACTTAGACCACTTAACCACAATGAAATTTATGTGCTATTGAAAAATCTTCAAACCATTTTTAATCAGAATTATCAAATTGAATCTCAAGTTGATGATCAAGATATTAAAAAATTTATGGAGGAGATTTATAATAAACCAGGCGCACAAGAATTCTTGACTCCAAGACAAGTTACACGTGATTTTTTAAACATATTGAATCTATTAAGACAGAACCCAACGTTAAACAAGGATTCTTTGTTTAAAGAAGTTAATGTTTTAGATGAACGCCAAGATATGGATTTATCGTATTTAGATACGATTGAAGAATTATAA
- a CDS encoding DEAD/DEAH box helicase: MSSYNLLSEPIRKYIAEQNWSELRPIQNAAIQRILTTTDNYILSAKTASGKTEAAFLPILTDVDFSESGVQVLYISPLIALINDQFKRIEELCEHLDIVITKWHGEASQSAKKKLIKNPNGIVLITPESLEAMFCNRSHEIPHLFSNLKYVVIDEIHYFDGTNRGVQLNSLLYRIQKRANANFRLIGLSATIGDLESIKKFGGRPLDTKVLKDSSSKPTRVSFKYFENKGGNNYSLDLIKDLFKEVYNNKVLIFPNSRGKVEEITHYLLKISKQGNLHTNFFAHHSSVDKSLREYIENFAKTNTYSPFSICCTSTLELGIDIGSVDKVVQIDSTFNIASLVQRIGRSGRKDGQESKVVLYNTNSWFLLQSLAIWELYQQGVIDSKTNAVYPFDILVHQVLSVIKSRNGITQKELINYFEQNYSFEHVTAIQIEQTIQSLLEKQIIEQTGQELLISLEGEYIVNSKDFYSVFESEQMYKVIHQNIVIGELPLNSMLSEESKFLLASRVWKVILIENDSKKIVVQPANSGDKPTFYGGPVDISHIIKEKMLEILISKQEFDYLDQPSVDTLKILRDEFSVYKLVNYKIDRPLKHDVNKTELYTFASSKINRTICLFLDFNGIKNDYNDLENSIILKLTTAKDLYKLFSKFNIDSKEIKSYLKQVIEENPSIIDLSKWGKYLPINQQVSLLVDAYYSIEETLQFLNNIELKENI; the protein is encoded by the coding sequence ATGAGCAGTTACAATTTACTTTCAGAGCCCATTAGAAAATATATTGCAGAGCAGAATTGGTCTGAACTACGTCCTATTCAAAATGCTGCAATACAAAGGATATTGACAACAACGGATAATTATATTCTATCAGCAAAAACAGCTTCGGGTAAAACTGAAGCTGCTTTTTTGCCTATTCTAACGGATGTTGATTTTTCTGAAAGTGGAGTACAAGTCCTTTATATTTCTCCCTTAATTGCTCTTATTAATGATCAGTTTAAGCGTATTGAAGAGCTTTGTGAACATTTAGATATAGTGATTACCAAGTGGCATGGAGAAGCTAGTCAATCAGCAAAAAAGAAGCTTATTAAAAATCCAAACGGAATTGTTTTAATAACCCCAGAATCTTTAGAAGCTATGTTTTGTAATCGATCACACGAGATACCGCATCTTTTTAGTAATTTAAAATATGTTGTAATAGATGAGATACATTATTTTGATGGTACCAATAGAGGAGTGCAATTAAATTCATTGCTATATAGAATCCAGAAAAGGGCAAATGCTAATTTCAGATTAATTGGACTTTCAGCTACTATAGGTGATTTAGAATCGATTAAAAAATTTGGTGGACGTCCATTAGATACGAAGGTGTTAAAAGATTCTTCAAGTAAACCAACAAGAGTTTCTTTTAAATATTTTGAAAATAAAGGTGGGAATAATTATAGTCTTGATTTGATTAAAGACTTATTTAAAGAGGTATATAATAATAAGGTTTTAATATTTCCTAATAGTCGAGGTAAGGTTGAAGAAATTACACATTATCTTTTAAAGATCAGTAAACAAGGAAATTTACATACCAATTTCTTTGCTCATCATTCTTCAGTCGATAAATCACTTCGAGAATACATTGAGAATTTTGCCAAAACAAATACTTATTCACCATTTTCAATTTGTTGTACCTCTACTTTAGAACTTGGTATTGATATCGGTTCAGTAGATAAAGTTGTTCAAATTGATTCTACATTTAATATTGCTTCACTCGTTCAAAGAATTGGAAGAAGTGGTAGAAAAGATGGACAAGAAAGTAAAGTAGTTCTGTATAATACAAATAGCTGGTTTTTATTACAAAGTCTTGCTATTTGGGAGCTATATCAACAAGGAGTTATAGATAGTAAAACGAATGCTGTATATCCATTTGATATTTTGGTTCATCAAGTACTTTCCGTAATTAAAAGTAGAAATGGAATTACTCAAAAGGAGTTGATAAACTATTTTGAACAAAATTATTCTTTTGAGCATGTTACAGCTATTCAAATTGAACAGACTATACAATCACTATTGGAAAAACAAATTATTGAACAGACAGGCCAAGAATTATTGATAAGTCTTGAAGGAGAATATATTGTTAATTCAAAAGACTTTTATAGCGTTTTTGAGAGTGAACAAATGTATAAAGTAATTCATCAAAATATTGTTATTGGTGAACTCCCTTTAAATTCTATGTTAAGTGAAGAGAGTAAATTCTTACTAGCTTCAAGAGTATGGAAAGTAATACTCATTGAAAATGATAGTAAGAAGATTGTAGTCCAACCTGCTAATTCAGGAGATAAGCCTACTTTTTATGGAGGGCCTGTAGATATTAGTCATATCATAAAAGAGAAGATGCTAGAGATTTTGATTAGTAAACAAGAATTTGACTATTTAGATCAACCATCAGTAGATACTTTAAAGATACTTAGAGATGAGTTTTCTGTCTATAAACTAGTAAACTACAAAATAGATCGACCACTAAAACACGATGTAAATAAGACTGAGCTATACACCTTTGCTTCGTCAAAGATAAATAGAACAATTTGCTTATTTCTCGATTTTAATGGGATTAAAAATGACTATAACGATTTAGAAAACAGTATAATATTAAAGTTAACAACAGCTAAAGATTTATATAAATTATTTTCTAAGTTTAATATTGACTCGAAGGAGATTAAGTCATATTTAAAGCAAGTTATAGAAGAAAATCCAAGTATTATTGACTTAAGTAAATGGGGGAAATACTTACCAATTAATCAACAAGTTAGTTTGCTTGTAGATGCTTATTATTCTATAGAAGAAACATTGCAATTTTTGAATAATATAGAATTGAAGGAAAATATTTAA